The sequence CAACGTCAACAGGGGGGCCTGTAATGCTGTTTTTTTATGACTTAACGTATCCCGTCCGTACAGGAATAGGTTAGATTACTCCTATTGTTTACCAGCAGCCTGATACGCCAATGCCATTTAGTTACACCACCACCTATGTGCTGGACAGAAGTCATTTCAGTGAAACCTTTGATGAGTCCGCCTCCCTTAAAACCGGTATCAGGGCTTATATTAAGGCCCTCGGACTTGCCACTGCCGGGATGGCGGTATTATGGTTAACTCCGTTTACGGCTTACCTGGCCTGGTTTCTGGTAGGGTTAGGTGTGGTTGAAGGGTTAAATGTACGCTTTAAAAAGTCCTGGTGGCTGGCCCGGCAGATGTTAAGCCGGGCAGCGAATAACGAAATGACCCTGATTATTGATGAGCAGGGCATTCACACCAAATCGGTCTACGTCGATAATACACTGGCGTGGGCTGACATCAATGATATACAGCCAACCGGGCGGGGCTGGTTGTTTTATCAGGGCAAGGCCAGATTTTATTTGTCCAACCGTTGCCTGTCTGAGGAGGCGATAGCCTTTATTCGCAGTAAGGCAGAGGATAAGCGCGTGTAGGCAGGATCCGTACTCGTTTGCCTGGCATCATGGAAATAGTGCAACCTCTCTTTCAGGAGCTCTGGCGCATCACTCCGGGGTGGATTCAAGCCGGCACCGGGCGCGTGTTTTCCCCTCGGAATCCTGAGCCGCGTGAATCTGCTGCTGGCTATCCAGCAGGTTGCTGTCATCCGGGCTTATCTTCAGTGCCGCGTCAATGAGTTCAATGGCTTTGCCATGACAATCAAGATAACTCAGGAGTATGGCGTAGTTGTTCAGATAGGAGATTTGCTGCTCTGCCAGTGGCAGGCCTTTTGCAAACCAGTTGGCAGCAACCAGCGGTTGTTCTGAAAAATAGTGATTGGCGAGTAAGAAGTAGGGCAGCCAGTACTCAGGCCACTGTTTTGTGGCGGTTTTCAGTGCGGCTATCCCGGTATCAGTCTGGTTGGTGTTGAGTAAATCCTGGCAGGCTTTGGTATAAACAAAGGGATCCAGGTGCTTACTGGCTTTGTCGCCGGGTAACATCGTTAACATCCAGTAATTGCCCCGCTGCCAGGTACGCTCAAAGGTCGCAAAATTCAATCGATGCCTTTGTGTCACGCCGGTATTGAGAATCACCTCGGCAGTTTCAAGGTCATAACCTGTCACTACGGCATAGTGCCATTGCGGAAGTATCGCAATACCGTTGTTTTGCAGCACGATCACCGGAATATTTTCGGCAATCAGACTTAACAATTGCTCCATATTGGCGCGCTGTGCATAAGCCAGCAGACCCAGTTGCCGGGCAGCGGCTGTCATTTCAACCTGCAGGCTGCCTTCCAGGTCAGGAACAAAGGTGTTGAGAGCTATATCATTGGGGCTGTGTTCAAGTCCGTAAAAACCGGCTACCTCAGAGAGCGTTGTCGGGCCGCAAAAATATTGTTGCTGAGGATAAAAAGGTATATCAGGAATAAGGTGCTGGCGTGCTATCTCAGGCGGAGCTGACAGTAACCGCTGAGTCTGTTGGGGCGTCTGACAGCCACTGAGTAACATCAGCAGGCCAGCCATAAGGCCGGCCTGCCAAAGTGAGATTGCCAAAAGCTTTTAACTGATAGGTCGGATAAAAGGATAAACGTCAGTAATACCCATCAAATCCAGCACTGCCACAACCACCAGCACCGTTACAATGGTTCCGACAATGCCGCCTGCCGGCATCTCATTCATCTGACTGTTTAAGGCATCCAGTTCTTCATTGGTCATATTGGCAATGCGCTGCTCTGCCTGTTCAGGGCTGACGCCAAGAGTAACCAGTTTATTCTGTACTTCAGCATTGTCTAAGAATGACAATACCTGCTGCTTATTGTATTGGTGTTGCTGACTGGCGATAACCTGGTCAGAACTGTATGGTGCTGCGGATGCCTGCCCGAGACTGAAAATTAAAACTGATCCAGTGATAACGGCTTTTAAAAATTTACTCATCATTCAGATATCCTTGAACTCGTTTTTTAAGATCTGATTTGCTCGCCAAATCAGCGTCACATTGCAGAGTGTTTAATTTTCGCAATAACCAGAGCCTAAGCTAATTAGCGGGTTTAAGCAAAAAAGACGAGGCCAGTTGCGGACTGACTACAGGTAAACAGGATATGAGTTTTTAGCCGTGCGCAGGCCAGTAAAAAAGGCGAAGCAGTTAATCTGCTTCGCCTTTGTTTTACGTGGCGGTGGCTTATTTTACCGGGAAGCCACGGTCACGCATCAGCGCTTCCACCTCGGCGTCACGGCCTCTGAAGGCACGATAGGCCTCGGCGGGATCCATGGCATTGCGTATGGAGAACAGATGCTCAACCAGTTTTTTCGCCATGGTCTCATCGTAAAATCCGCCCGGGGCGCTGGCAAAAGCTTCGGCGGCATCGGAGGTGAGCACCTCTGCCCACATATAGCCATAATAGCCGGCAGAATAACCTTCACCGGAGAAGATATGACCAAAATGCGGTGTGCGATGGCGCATCACAATCTCTTCCGGCATACCCAGTTCTTTGAGGGTTTCACGCTCAAAGGCATCGGGGTCGATACCTTCAGGATCGGTGGTGTGCAGTTTCATATCCACCAATGCCGAGGCCAGATACTCCGTGGTTTTAAAGCCTTCGTTAAAGGTGGCGGCCTTTTTGATCTTCTCTACCAGTTCAGCCGGAATCGGCTCGCCGGTCTGATAATGTACCAGGTAGTTGTCAATCACATCATCGGTCAGCAGCCAGCGTTCCAGAAGTTGTGACTGAAACTCGGTGTAATCACGCACACCACTGTTTAGGGTGGGGTACGCCACATTTGAGGCCAGTGCGTGCAGGGCATGGCCAAATTCGTGGAAGTAGGTTTCGGCGTCATCCCAACTGATCAGCACCGGCTCACCGGGTTTGCCTTTGACAAAGTTGGAATTATTGGAAGAGAGTACGGTTTGTTTACCATCAAAAGTGGTGTGACTGCGGTAACTGTAGGCCCAGGCTCCGGAGCGCTTGCCCTGGCGCGAGAACGGATCCAGATACCACAGGCCAATATGCTCGCCGCTGGTTTTGTCTGTCACTTCCCAGACTTTAACGTCTTCATGGAATACCGGAACTTTACCCGCTTCTACCGGTTTAAAGTCAAAGTTAAACAAACGCCCGGCCACATAGAACATGGCTTCACGCAGCTTATCCAGTTGCAGATATTGTTTTACTTGGTCGGAGTCCAGATCGTAGCGATCTTTGCGCACTTTTTCGGCGTAGTAGCGGTAATCCCAGGGCTTTATGCTGATATCGGCGCCCTCTTCATCGGCGATCGCCTGCATATCCGCCACTTCCTGTTCAACCCGTGCCAGGGCTGCGGGCCACACTGACATCATCAGATCCATGGCATTTTCTGGTGTCTTGGCCATACGGTTTTCCAGCCGCCACTGGGCATAGTTTTCATAGCCAAGCAGTTCAACCCGCTCATCCCGCAGTTTGAGGATCTCGGCAATAATGGCATTGTTGTCGTGCTCACCGTCATTGTCACCGCGGCTGTAATAGTCATTCCAGACCTGTTCACGCAATTCACGCTCGGTAGAATAAGTCAGGAAAGGATCCATGGAGGAGCGAGTGTTGGTGATGGCATACATGCCTTCTTTACCGCGTTCGGCCGCGGCCTGGGCGGCGGCGTCGATCACAGATTGTGGCAAGCCGCCGAGTTGATCTTCAGTCAGGTATAAGACATAGCCTTCTTCATCGGCCAGTACGTTATTACTGAACTGGGTGTGCAGTTTTGAAAGTTGCTTGTTAATTTCGGCGTAACGTTTCTTCGCTTCTCCGGTCAGGGTGGCGCCATTGCTGGCAAAGCTGTCATAAATCAGGCTTACCAGACGTTGCTGATCGGGGCGCATTTGTTTCAACTCATCACTTTCATAGACCGCCTTAATACGCTGAAATAAGGCATCATTCTGAATGATTGCGGACTGGTATTCTGCGAGTTTGGGCGCCAGTTCGCGCTGTATTTCACGAAACTCGGGGGATGATAAATTTGAGCGCCATATCCCATAGTACGGGTACACCCGGCTTATCTCTGCACCGGCTTTTTCATAAGGCACAATGGTGTTGTCAAAGGTCGGCTCAGCCTGCTGGGAGGCAATGGCATCCAGCTCAGCCAGATGTAGCTCTATACCTTTTTCCATTGCCGGTTTAAGCAAGGCCAGTTCCATTTTATCGAAGGCGGGTACGCCACCAAAAGGACCTGACCACTCTGCCAGCAGTGGATTGTCAATTTTCTGTGGTTGCTCTGTGGCGCTTTCGGCCTTGTTGTCGGGAGCCTGAGCATTTTGTCCGCAACCGGCCAGGGAGCCAACCAGTGCTGCGGTGATTGCGGCGGCTAGCCATTTTTGCTTAATCTTCATCGTTATCCTCTTTTTATGTTTCATACGGGGATGTTTGTCATCAACCAGAACCGGCTAAAGTGAGATTAGCCGGGCCCCGGGCAGACATTGTTCTGTCTGTATAATTCTGTGCCTGTTGAAACTATCGCTATTACCCCGGCATTGCAATCCGCGCAGTGCAGAGGGGATGTTGTTACCGCCAGCTACCGGCAACCGAGGTTTACTGAGGATGCTTTACTGATTAAAGGGTATATCCCGGTGCGATAGCAAGATTATCCACATTATTCAGGGTAAAGCGGTTTTGTAGCCATAACTGATATTCGGCACCTTTTAGGGTGGCCCGCTCGGTACAATCTACATTCCAGCGTCTGAGCAGGTAGCCGGCCATGGCAGCACGGACATTAATCAGTAGCTGGCTGCTTTCCATACCGTAGTCCATTTCAATGGCTGTAGGGTGTTGCACGTTTTTGGGGTGAGGCACCAGTTGCAAGGGGATCAGCCGTTGCCATTCCTGGTCGGATTCACTATTTTCATGGGGCAGTGGTGCTTCTTTGATGGTGACTTTGCTGATGCGGGTCAGGACAAAATCTCTGAAGCTCTGGGTTTTGCGGTCAAAAGCCCGCACATGCCAGCGCAGGCCATTATCCACAATCGAATGGGGCACTAGATCGCGGCTGCCGGAACCACTGGAAAGGGAGGTATAAATCACATTGACGGCTTTTTGGCTGAGAATAGCCTGCACCAGTTTTGCGACGATAAAAATATCCGGCACATTCAGGCTGGAAGGGGCTTCGACAGGAAAGTGAATATCACCGATGGCATCAAAGCCATCAGAAATATCGTTGGCCAGCTTTACCAGAGTGCGCTGCGCATCGTGCTCGAATACAGGTTTAAACTGGCCGGTCTGAACGTAGCGTTTTTCTCTTGAATCGTAGCTCAGGTTAGCCGGAGCAAGCTCTTTGTAGATACTGAAATCCCGCGAGCCTGCCGACAGTCCTACTTCAAAACGGTTAATCAGATCCTGGCGGTAAATGGCCCCTCTAAATAACAGGCAAAAGTCGATGTAGGCCAGACGTTGTTTCTGGGCAAAACTGATTTGTTCGAGCATAAAAAGTGAGCCAGCAGATAAGGATGTTAGCAGTGTGGTTTATTTTGACAGGGTTGTAAAGCAATGCCATGTCGGCGCTGATTTGTACCTGAAAATATCACTCTGCCTCTGCGCCTGACAGCATGGGCCCGGCATTGTTGTGATTATGTTTTGCCTGATAGATACTCAGTCCCTTATAACTCTTTGTTTTCATTGCTTTGTTGGGTTGTGTTTTATTGATTAACGGGAGCGCCGGATGAAATTTTCAGGATTGGTTACCTTGTTACTGGGCTTTATCAATGCGGCCTTTGCGCTGCCTGAAGCCGATCTGCTGATTCAGCAGGCGCGGGTCATTGATGGTTCCGGGAGTCCGGAAAAGGTTCAGGATATCGTCATCAATGACGGACGAATCGTGGCCATAGGTAATGATCTTGGCGATGAGTGGAAAACAGGGCGTCTGATCGAAGCTACCGGCATGGTGGCTGCCCCCGGTTTTATTGACCTGCATGCCCATGGAAACCTGAAAGAGGAGACTGCATTCGACAATTTCATTGCCATGGGGGTCACCACCATTGGTCTGGGGCAAGACGGTTCAAGTCCGATTATCAATGATTTCAGGAGCTGGCGTGATGAGATCCATCGACGTGGGTTGGGGCCGAATGTGGCCATGTTTGTTGGGCACGGATCACTTCGCGCTCATCTGGGCATAACAAAGGGCACACCCACGGCGTCACAGATGGAATCGATGAAAGCGTTGTTAGCGCAGCACCTTGAATTCTGCTTCGGTATGAGCACGGGCCTGGAGTATGTGCCTGGTCTGTATGCCGGTGCCGAAGAGTTGCAGCAACTGGCAAAAGTAACCGGAGAGCACAATCGCATTATTGCCAGCCATATGCGCAATGAAGACGACGGCGACGTGGAAGCGTCGATTGATGAGTTACTGGCCCAGGGGCGTTATGCGCCGGTTCACATATCCCATCTGAAATCTGTGTATGGCAAGGGTGCTGAGCGGGCAGAGCAGCTGCTGTTAAAACTTCGTCAGGCCCGAGAAGAGGGCATCCGGACTACCGCTGATGTCTATCCTTATATGGCCAGTTACACCGGCATTGCGATTTTGTTTCCGGATTGGGCAAAAACCACTGTTGATTTTTCCTATGCCCGTGAACATCGCCGAGCCGAACTGAGGCAATTTCTTAGCGATAAAGTGAACAGTCGCAATGGGCCTCAGGCCACGCTTTTGGGCACGGGGAAGTTTAAAGGAAAGACACTGGAGCAGGTTGCCCGTGAACATCAGCTGCATTTTGCCGACCTGTTGATTGATGTTATTGGACCGCAAGGTGCATCCGGGGCCTATTTTGTCATGGATGAAGCCCTGCAATACCGCCTGATACAGGGGCCGGATATCGCCATCAGTTCCGATGGCAGCCCCACCAGTTTTCACCCCAGAGGCTATGGCAGCTTTGCTAAGTTGATTGAAACCCTGACCCTTGAAGAAGCGCTTTTTCCATTACATCAGGCTATCTATAAAGCTACAGGTTTGCCGGCATCGATTCTGGGCCTCACTGACCGTGGGTTGCTCAGAGAGGGGGCCTGGGCCGACATCGTTATATTCAAGCCCGAAAATGTGCGGGCTAAGGCTGATTACCTGTCACCTCACCGGCTTGCTGAAGGCTTTAGGTATGTCTTGGTTAATGGCGAAACAGCAATAGATGACTACCTGCTCAGGAAAGCCGGCTCTGGTCGTATTCTGCAACCCTGAGCCTTAATTCGTTTTTTGAAATCACTGGGTGACTGATTAAACATCGCTTTTCTCTGTTGCCCTTTTGCCCTGGTATAGCTTTTCACGATTAGAACAATCGCTTTTATTCAACTCCCAATTCACAACTTTGTGTCTATGCTTCTGTTTGATTAAAAACAGCGGGTTTGTGCTGTTTTCATCAAACCACAGGCAAAGGGGCAGTTCTTGCCCTGACAGTAACTGCCCAGGTGGCCGGTGAATAACGATGGTAGATTCGCTGAATCATCAGAGTCAATCGTGAATGAAGGAAGCAGAAAATGAATAAACAACCCATGCTACTGCGCTCTGCGCTGGCCACGCTGGTGAGCCTGACTTTTTTGTCCGGACCGGTACTGGCAGAAACGGCGGAGATGACCAAGCCAAAAGGTGCTTCAGGCACCGGCAGTGTTAAGCCAGGTCAGGCCAGAACGAATCAGTTCTGGTGGCCGGAACAACTGGATTTATCGCCACTCAGAGATCATGACGGTCGCTCTAACCCTCTTGGCGCCGAGTTTGACTACGCACAGGCGTTCAGCACTCTGGATCTGGAAGCGGCGAAAAAAGATATCGATGCTTTGCTGACCACCTCTCAGGATTGGTGGCCTGCAGATTTTGGCAACTATGGCCCATTTTTTATCCGTATGACCTGGCACAGTGCCGGAACATACCGCACTCTGGACGGCCGCGGTGGCGCCGATGGTGGCCAGCAGCGTTTTGACCCGCTTAACAGCTGGCCGGATAACGGCAACCTGGATAAAGCCAGACGTTTGCTGTGGCCGGTTAAACAAAAATACGGTGAGGCACTGTCCTGGGCCGATTTGATGGTGCTGGCCGGGAATGTGGCACTGGAGAACATGGGTTTTGATACCTACGGCTTTGCCGGTGGCCGTGCCGACGACTGGGAGCCTGATATTGTCTACTGGGGTCCTGAAGTGGAAATGCTGGCCAGCGATCGTGAAGACCGTGACGGTGAATTACAGCGTCCTTTGGGCGCCACCCATATGGGGCTGATTTATGTGAATCCCGAAGGGCCGAAGGGTAAACCGGATCCCATGGGTTCAGCGAAAAATATTCGCACGGCGTTTAGCCGTATGGCCATGAACGATGAAGAAACCGTGGCATTGATCGCCGGAGGTCACACCTTTGGTAAGATGCACGGCGCCCATAAACCGGGTGACTGTGTTGGTAAAGAGCCTGGCGCAGCAGGTATTGAAGAGCAGGGCCTGGGCTGGAAAAACAAATGTGGCAAGGGCCATTCAGAAGACACCGTCACCAGTGGGCTGGAAGGTGCCTGGACGCAGCAGCCCACCCGCTGGACCTCCTTGTATTTAAGTAACCTGCTCGGCTTTGAATGGAAGCAAACCCGCAGTCCGGCTGGTGCAATTCAGTGGATCCCTACTGATGAGTCACTGCATAAAGCGGTACCGGATGCGCATATTGAAGGCAAGTTTAATCCACCGGTTATGACCACCGCCGATCTGGCCCTTAAAGCCGACCCTGAATATCGCAAAATTGCCGAGCGTTTCCTGGCCGATCCAAAGGTTTATCAACAGGCATTCGCTAAGGCCTGGTATAAGCTAACGCATCGGGATATGGGTCCGCCACGTAATTTCCTTGGCAGTGAAGTACCTGATGAAATTCATATCTGGCAGGATCCGATTGCCGCAGACACAGAGTCGACAATTAATCAGGCGGATGTGGCAAAGCTTAAGCAACGGATTCTGGATTCTGATCTGAGTGTGTCTGAACTGGTGCGTGTCGCCTGGGCTTCAGCGGCCAGTTACCGTGATTCAGATATGCGTGGTGGCGCCAATGGTGCCCGTCTGGCATTGTCTCCGCAAAAAAACTGGGAGGTAAACAATCCTGATGAAGTGGCCAAAGTGCTGAACGTGCTCAAAGGCATACAGCAGGATGCCAATAGCGGTTTTCTGAAACCCAGAAAGGTGTCACTGGCGGATATGATTGTGCTCGGTGGTGCGGTGGCCATTGAACAAGCCGCTAAAGACGCTGGTTTTGAGGTGGATGTACCCTTCAGGCCTGGTCGTGGTGATGCCACCCAGCAGCAAACGGACACCAATTCCTTTGGTTTTCTGGAACTGACTGCCGATGGTTTCCGTAACTATTACGATGCCGGCAGAAGCTACGAGTCACCAACGGTAACACTGGTGGATAAAGCCGATCAACTGAATCTTTCCGTGCCTGAGATGACGGTGTTGGTGGGCGGTATGCGTGCCCTGGATGCCAACTATAAGGGCATGGAGCATGGTGTATTCACCGACCGGCCGGGTACGCTCAGCAATGATTTCTTTGTGAATTTGCTGGATATGGGCACGGTATGGAAGAAAACTGACACCGAGGGAGTCTATCAGGGTGTGGACCGCCAGTCCGGTGAACCTAAGTGGACCGCCACTCCGGTGGATCTGATCTTTGGTTCTAACTCTGAGTTGCGGGCAGTCGCCGAGGTGTATGCTTATGACACCTCGAAAGAAAGGTTCGTACAGGACTTTGTTAAAGCCTGGAGCAAGGTCATGAACCTCGATCGCTAGTTTGGTTCGGGCTTAAAAAAAGCGACAGCGCTGGTATCAGGCTGTCGCTTTTTTATGTCCAGGGATGGACGGTATGCCGGGATGGAAGGGAGCATTTCCCGGCGATGTCCAGGGATGAAGATGTAGGTCGGAATTTATTCCGACAATCTGTTAAAGCAGACCATCACAGTCTGACTCAGGCTGTATTGGCTTCCTGCTTGTCAGAAGCGCGTTTGCGCCACCACAGTGTCAGCAGGTAAATCAGATTAACCGGGATAGCCAGCATACCCAGCTGCATGGTGAGCTGGGGGCCAGCGACAATCCCAGCATGGTTGCTGCCAGCAACAGGGTCACCATCACATCCATAACGCCTGGTTTTATCTCGGTACAACGCTGCCAGAATTGTCTCATTTGTTCGTTGATGGTATTTCTGAAGTACAGCATCACAACGATCATCAGTATCGGCACCACATACATAGCAACCTCTCCGGTGGGCGTATTGAGAATGGCGTGAATGATAATGGCAGGGATCAGAGACCCGGTCTGGTAGCGTAACCATCCCATAATCAGTGCACTGAACAGCACCCCCGCGATGTTGCCGAAGTTGTACAGATCGAGACCAATATACTGGGAATGGCTGAGGGTAAACATCAGTGAGGAGGCGATGATGGCCACGGCCGGAGAAAAAGCCCGCTGCAAACGGCCCTGTACATAGCCTCGCCAGAATACTTCTTCGAGCACAGGCACCAGCACAAAACTGCCAACCGCCATAAAGATCCACCACTGCATGGTGCGTTCTGCATTGAGCAGGGCTTCCCGCCAGGGCACACTCTGACCAATGTCCAGCTCTGCATCGAGCAGCCACAGGATTTTATTCGGCATGTCTGCCAGTGCCCACATGATCACGCCAAGGGTAATTAACTTAAGCCAGGGCTGGCCATTGCACGTGATTGCATTGCTGTGCAGGGGGCGACCAGTCAGTATCCAGCAAAGCACCAGCGCCAGCAGCATCCAGCCGGCGTACTGCAGAATCAGAATCATACCTATGTCGACACTTAAGGCAAGATAATCAGGGTCTGCTTGCTGGGCAATAGTAGCCAGGGGGGTGCTGGTGATGCCTGCCATTGAAAACAATAACTGGCTGATCAGCGAGCCGGCAAAAAATACCAACAGTACTTCGGTCAGGGCACCACACTGATGCCAGGGAGTTTGGGGTTGAGTTTGTGTCATCATTCACTCTGCGTTTTGGTTAAGGTGAGTGAAGACTAAAGATTGCGAGACAAACGGGCGTCTGTTTAGGTCGGATTTGTCCCGGATAAGGTAAAAATTGTTCCGTTTATACCACAGTTTATCTTTTCCGGGGCCGGCGAGCGTCTATTGCTGCTGTCGGTATTGACTCGGTGTCATACCGGTATGTTTGCGAAAGGCGGAGTTAAAGGTGGCTTTATTGTTAAAGCCTGCCTCCAGGGCGATATCCAGAATGGTTGAAGCGCTGTGTTGCAACTGCTCTTTGGCCTCCTGCACACGATGACGATTAACAAAATCGTAAAAATGACAGCCCTCTACCTCATTCAGGTATTGGGATAAGGTATGCCGGCTCACCTTTGCCTGTTCGGCCAGTGTCTGCAGACTTAAAAAGCGGTCTTTGAATACCTGTTGCTGCGACATCAGCGCCGCCAATCGCTGCGCGAGTTCAGCCTGCTGTGCGAAGGGAAGTGAAGTGTCTTTCGCACTGGCAGGGGGGTTGGTGGCTTGTCCAGACCAAGAAACACCTGGGGTTGATTAAGGCCCTGATATCCGGTCAGAAAAATAAGCACAATGAGCACCAGCGATAGCCAGCTGTCGAGCTTGTCCAGCAACTGAAAATAAGGCTCCATCACGACTAAGACCAGTGAACTGGCTTCCATCAGCAGGAATCCGGCGACCAGCAATCGCAGCCAACTGAGGCTGACCTTGTCATGGTAGGAATACTCCTGATTCACGCGGGCCTGGTGCTGATACAGCACGATTGCACTGGCAAGGGTATACAAAGTAAGGTGCAGTAATTTAATAAAGGGCAGACCAAAGTTCGGGCCTGCCTGCCTGGCCGAGGTGCTCAGGTTCTCTAATAATTGCGCCTGAGGCATCAGTAATAGGGGGGTGAACAGCGCCAGCAAGGCGGCCCAGGGCAGCAGGTGAAGGGCATCCTTATACAACAGTTTCTGTTGCCGCCGGGTCAGCAGTTTAATGTATGCAAACAGCAGCGGGCCGAACAGCATGATGCTGGTGCTGAGAACAATGTACAGTCTTGGCCATTGTGACCAGCTTTGTGTAACGGTCATAAAGTGGGTGACCAGTCCCATC comes from Lacimicrobium alkaliphilum and encodes:
- a CDS encoding PA2778 family cysteine peptidase gives rise to the protein MAGLLMLLSGCQTPQQTQRLLSAPPEIARQHLIPDIPFYPQQQYFCGPTTLSEVAGFYGLEHSPNDIALNTFVPDLEGSLQVEMTAAARQLGLLAYAQRANMEQLLSLIAENIPVIVLQNNGIAILPQWHYAVVTGYDLETAEVILNTGVTQRHRLNFATFERTWQRGNYWMLTMLPGDKASKHLDPFVYTKACQDLLNTNQTDTGIAALKTATKQWPEYWLPYFLLANHYFSEQPLVAANWFAKGLPLAEQQISYLNNYAILLSYLDCHGKAIELIDAALKISPDDSNLLDSQQQIHAAQDSEGKTRARCRLESTPE
- a CDS encoding YcxB family protein, whose translation is MPFSYTTTYVLDRSHFSETFDESASLKTGIRAYIKALGLATAGMAVLWLTPFTAYLAWFLVGLGVVEGLNVRFKKSWWLARQMLSRAANNEMTLIIDEQGIHTKSVYVDNTLAWADINDIQPTGRGWLFYQGKARFYLSNRCLSEEAIAFIRSKAEDKRV
- a CDS encoding WYL domain-containing protein, which produces MLEQISFAQKQRLAYIDFCLLFRGAIYRQDLINRFEVGLSAGSRDFSIYKELAPANLSYDSREKRYVQTGQFKPVFEHDAQRTLVKLANDISDGFDAIGDIHFPVEAPSSLNVPDIFIVAKLVQAILSQKAVNVIYTSLSSGSGSRDLVPHSIVDNGLRWHVRAFDRKTQSFRDFVLTRISKVTIKEAPLPHENSESDQEWQRLIPLQLVPHPKNVQHPTAIEMDYGMESSQLLINVRAAMAGYLLRRWNVDCTERATLKGAEYQLWLQNRFTLNNVDNLAIAPGYTL
- a CDS encoding CPBP family intramembrane glutamic endopeptidase, giving the protein MMTQTQPQTPWHQCGALTEVLLVFFAGSLISQLLFSMAGITSTPLATIAQQADPDYLALSVDIGMILILQYAGWMLLALVLCWILTGRPLHSNAITCNGQPWLKLITLGVIMWALADMPNKILWLLDAELDIGQSVPWREALLNAERTMQWWIFMAVGSFVLVPVLEEVFWRGYVQGRLQRAFSPAVAIIASSLMFTLSHSQYIGLDLYNFGNIAGVLFSALIMGWLRYQTGSLIPAIIIHAILNTPTGEVAMYVVPILMIVVMLYFRNTINEQMRQFWQRCTEIKPGVMDVMVTLLLAATMLGLSLAPSSPCSWVCWLSRLI
- the katG gene encoding catalase/peroxidase HPI, which translates into the protein MNKQPMLLRSALATLVSLTFLSGPVLAETAEMTKPKGASGTGSVKPGQARTNQFWWPEQLDLSPLRDHDGRSNPLGAEFDYAQAFSTLDLEAAKKDIDALLTTSQDWWPADFGNYGPFFIRMTWHSAGTYRTLDGRGGADGGQQRFDPLNSWPDNGNLDKARRLLWPVKQKYGEALSWADLMVLAGNVALENMGFDTYGFAGGRADDWEPDIVYWGPEVEMLASDREDRDGELQRPLGATHMGLIYVNPEGPKGKPDPMGSAKNIRTAFSRMAMNDEETVALIAGGHTFGKMHGAHKPGDCVGKEPGAAGIEEQGLGWKNKCGKGHSEDTVTSGLEGAWTQQPTRWTSLYLSNLLGFEWKQTRSPAGAIQWIPTDESLHKAVPDAHIEGKFNPPVMTTADLALKADPEYRKIAERFLADPKVYQQAFAKAWYKLTHRDMGPPRNFLGSEVPDEIHIWQDPIAADTESTINQADVAKLKQRILDSDLSVSELVRVAWASAASYRDSDMRGGANGARLALSPQKNWEVNNPDEVAKVLNVLKGIQQDANSGFLKPRKVSLADMIVLGGAVAIEQAAKDAGFEVDVPFRPGRGDATQQQTDTNSFGFLELTADGFRNYYDAGRSYESPTVTLVDKADQLNLSVPEMTVLVGGMRALDANYKGMEHGVFTDRPGTLSNDFFVNLLDMGTVWKKTDTEGVYQGVDRQSGEPKWTATPVDLIFGSNSELRAVAEVYAYDTSKERFVQDFVKAWSKVMNLDR
- a CDS encoding N-acyl-D-amino-acid deacylase family protein — encoded protein: MKFSGLVTLLLGFINAAFALPEADLLIQQARVIDGSGSPEKVQDIVINDGRIVAIGNDLGDEWKTGRLIEATGMVAAPGFIDLHAHGNLKEETAFDNFIAMGVTTIGLGQDGSSPIINDFRSWRDEIHRRGLGPNVAMFVGHGSLRAHLGITKGTPTASQMESMKALLAQHLEFCFGMSTGLEYVPGLYAGAEELQQLAKVTGEHNRIIASHMRNEDDGDVEASIDELLAQGRYAPVHISHLKSVYGKGAERAEQLLLKLRQAREEGIRTTADVYPYMASYTGIAILFPDWAKTTVDFSYAREHRRAELRQFLSDKVNSRNGPQATLLGTGKFKGKTLEQVAREHQLHFADLLIDVIGPQGASGAYFVMDEALQYRLIQGPDIAISSDGSPTSFHPRGYGSFAKLIETLTLEEALFPLHQAIYKATGLPASILGLTDRGLLREGAWADIVIFKPENVRAKADYLSPHRLAEGFRYVLVNGETAIDDYLLRKAGSGRILQP
- a CDS encoding helix-turn-helix domain-containing protein gives rise to the protein MSQQQVFKDRFLSLQTLAEQAKVSRHTLSQYLNEVEGCHFYDFVNRHRVQEAKEQLQHSASTILDIALEAGFNNKATFNSAFRKHTGMTPSQYRQQQ
- a CDS encoding PA2779 family protein — its product is MSKFLKAVITGSVLIFSLGQASAAPYSSDQVIASQQHQYNKQQVLSFLDNAEVQNKLVTLGVSPEQAEQRIANMTNEELDALNSQMNEMPAGGIVGTIVTVLVVVAVLDLMGITDVYPFIRPIS
- a CDS encoding M3 family metallopeptidase, with product MKIKQKWLAAAITAALVGSLAGCGQNAQAPDNKAESATEQPQKIDNPLLAEWSGPFGGVPAFDKMELALLKPAMEKGIELHLAELDAIASQQAEPTFDNTIVPYEKAGAEISRVYPYYGIWRSNLSSPEFREIQRELAPKLAEYQSAIIQNDALFQRIKAVYESDELKQMRPDQQRLVSLIYDSFASNGATLTGEAKKRYAEINKQLSKLHTQFSNNVLADEEGYVLYLTEDQLGGLPQSVIDAAAQAAAERGKEGMYAITNTRSSMDPFLTYSTERELREQVWNDYYSRGDNDGEHDNNAIIAEILKLRDERVELLGYENYAQWRLENRMAKTPENAMDLMMSVWPAALARVEQEVADMQAIADEEGADISIKPWDYRYYAEKVRKDRYDLDSDQVKQYLQLDKLREAMFYVAGRLFNFDFKPVEAGKVPVFHEDVKVWEVTDKTSGEHIGLWYLDPFSRQGKRSGAWAYSYRSHTTFDGKQTVLSSNNSNFVKGKPGEPVLISWDDAETYFHEFGHALHALASNVAYPTLNSGVRDYTEFQSQLLERWLLTDDVIDNYLVHYQTGEPIPAELVEKIKKAATFNEGFKTTEYLASALVDMKLHTTDPEGIDPDAFERETLKELGMPEEIVMRHRTPHFGHIFSGEGYSAGYYGYMWAEVLTSDAAEAFASAPGGFYDETMAKKLVEHLFSIRNAMDPAEAYRAFRGRDAEVEALMRDRGFPVK